The Polyangium aurulentum genomic interval GATCACGACGGCATTGCGGACGCGAGCGACCAATGCCCGGCCGAGGCCGAGACGCACAACGAGTACCGCGACGAGGACGGCTGCCCCGACAAGGCGCCCGGCGAGGTCGCCTATGACGACCAATCGAGCGAGATTCACGTCCCCGAGACGCGGAAGATCGAGTTCGAGCTGGATTCGGCCGAGCTGACGCCCACGGCCAAGGCGACGCTCGCCGAGGTGGCGAAGGTGTTGAAAGAGCACCCGGAGATCGGGCGCGTGGAGATCGAGGGGCACGCCTCGAGCAAGGGCGAGGCCCAGTACAACGTGCAGCTCACCGATCGGCGCGCTCGGGCCGTGGCGCTCGCCCTGGTGAATGGCGGCGTGAGCGACAAGCGCCTCGTGCCGATCGGGTACGGCGAGTATTGCCCGGCCGTCGATCGCGGCGACGAGGTGGACGATCCGGTCAATCGCCGCGTGCTCCTCAAGGCGGTGCAGGTCAATGGTGTCTGGCAGGAGATTCCGCGCGGCTGCTGGCGCGCCAAGACGCTCGGGATCGACCCGACCAAGCGCAAGCCCGGCCTCGGCAGCCCCGCGCCCGCCCCGCCGAGCCCGAGCACGCCCTACGTTCCGCCCTCCGGCGGGGCTTGAAGACTTTTCTTACATCGTGACAGGAGCCCGAACCATGCTTCGAATTCGAAAGATTGGCCTCGCAGCCCTCGCCGCGCTCGCCCCGGCGCTCGCCGCGTGCGGGCCGTCGCATGCGCAGATCGATCCGCGCAATGTCGTCAACGTGACCGTGCGGCCCGCCTCTGGGCAGCTCCTGTACTGTCCGGGAGACGAATTCCAGGTGGAGGTGGTGGCGAAGCTCAAGGACGGCACGACGTGCAGCAACGTCGACGGCAACCGCGGCTGTCTCGGCAAGGACGACCAGGTGATTGCGCCCGAACTGGTGCGCATCGGGGGCAGTTCGGGCGTGCCCCTCCGCCAACCTGGCGCGTTCTTGTGGGCGCCCAATCCCGACCCGCTCGCCACCGCCGATAGCGGCATGACCCTGCGCGGCTGGCTGGAGGGCGTGGTCGAGGGCAAGACGGTGAAATCGATGGAGGGCGAGGCCTTGCTGCGCCCGGTGTACGAATGCCAGCAGCAGGGCATCTACACGATTCTGATTTCCGGGCGCGCGGGTGACGATGGCCGGCCGGGGCCCGAGGTCACGGTGGCGATCACCACGCTCTCCACGCCCTTCTATCCCAATGCAGCGCTCATCCGGGTGGAGTGGCAGGGCACGCGCGAGTATTTCATCAGTCCCTCGGCGGACAAGCCGGTCCGGATCATCTCCAAGGGCCAGGATGGCCTGCCAGGAGTCCCCGGGCAGGACGGCGCGAAGGGCCGTGACGGCAAGAACGCCGAGCAGGAGTGCGCCAAGGGCGAGGACGGCGGCAATGGCGCGCCCGGACAGCCCGGTGGCCCTGGCGGCGACGGCGGCCCGGGCGGGCCGATCAAGGTGATCCTCGACGAGGCGAATGCGGACAAACTGCGCGGGCGCCTGCTGCTCGCGAGCGTGGGCGGCGACCCTGGGCAGGGCGGGCTCGGGGGGCACGGCGGGTTTGGCGGGCAGGGAGGATTTGGCGGCCCTCTCAAAGCCGGCACCTCGCTCGATAGCTGCAAGCCGGTGTCGGGGGAGCACGGAAAGAAGGGCGCCGACGGGCTGGAAGGCCCCCGGGGCAATCGCGGCGCTGACGGACCGGCGCCCACGTTCGAAATGCAACCGCGCCAAACGCTGTTCGCGAACGAGCTGGGGATCATCCAGCGCATCGAGTCGGCGAAGGCGAAGCGCTAGCGGCGATCAGGGCCGCGTGAACGTGCTCTCGATCGCCGTCGTTCGCGCGGTCGCCAGGTTCTTGCAGCCGACGACGCGCTTTCCTTGCTGATCGAGCATCGCCGCCTCGGGCTCGATACGCACCATCTGCACGCGTAGAAAGCCGCCCTCCATGCGCGCCTCGAGCGGCTTGCCGCCGACGGACGAATACGGGACCAGGCAGGTCGCGCGGGCGCGCTCGGGGTCGAGCGTGGTGCCCGCCGGGGGCAGGGGGCGGAGGCGATCCTCGACCGAGAAGACGTTTCGTTTTCCCGGCACCGGACGCAGGTGGAAGCGCGGCTCTCCGTCGACGTACCCCTGCGCCGCGAGCGGCTTCGCGTCGCGAATGCGCATTTCGAGGACCTCGCCCTGCATGACCGCGTCATAGAGCCGGCCCGAGTCGCTCTCCCAGGGGCCGGTGAGGGAGGGCAGCAGGCTGGGCGGCGGCGGCGGCTCGTCCTTCGGTGGGCCGCCTTGGGGCTCGCGGATTTGCGGCTTCTTCGCGGCGACCGGCCCGATCCACCCGAGCCCGTAGGTGATGCCGAGCCCGAGCGCGGCGGCGAGCGCGATCGTGATCGCAATGGCGGCAGCCTTGCGCGGACCTTCGCGCCTGGGGGACGCCGTGATGGCCGATCCCGGCGCGGTCCCGGAGCGGGCATGCGTGTGCTGCACGTGCAGCGGGGGCATGGGCTCGGTCCTGCCCGCGTCGAAAGGCCCCGGGGACGGGCCGGCGTCGAGGGCTGCGGCGATCTCCTCGCACGAGCCAAAGCGCCCATTCGGATCCTTTTCGCAGCAGCGCCGCGCGATGCGCTCGAGCCACGCGGGCACGTCGGGCCGCAGGCGCGCGAGCTCTGGCAGCGGCTCCTCGACGTGCTTCTTCATGATCTCGAAATTGCTCGGGCCGTCGAAGGGCACGCGCCCCGTGAGCAGCTCGAAGAGCACGACGCCGAGCGCGTAGACGTCCGCCCGTTTGTCCAGGCTCTGGGCCGTGCACTGCTCGGGCGCCATGTAGAGGGCCGAGCCGATGGTGCCCTGCGTGTTGCCGCGGCCCTTTTGCCCGTCCTCCTCGGCCTTGGCGATGCCGAAATCGGTCACCTTGACCACGCCGTCCTTGGCGCGAATGAGCACGTTGGCGGGCTTCAAATCACGGTGGATGATGCCCTCCTCGTGCGCGGCCGCGACGCCGAGGAGGATCTGGCGGAAGATGCGGAGCACCTCGGCCGTGGAGAGGGGCTTGCCGTCTTTGACATGGCGCGCGATGCGGGCCTCGAGGGTCTCGCCCTCGACGTATTGCATGACGAGGAGGAGCGATTCGCCGTCGACGACGACCGCATTCAGGCGGACGACGTTCGGGTGATCGATGCGCGCGAGCGCGCGGCCCTCGGCGAGGATGCGGTCGCGAAAATCCTTGCGGTACGCGTACTCGGCGCGGATCGCCTTGAGGACGACGGGCACCTCGGTGTTCACGTCGCGCGCGAGCCACACGACGCCCATGCCGCCCTCGCCGAGCATGCGCTCGACCTGGTATTTGTTGTCGACGAGGACGCCGGGGGAGAGGGTCGTCATGGCGGGTCAATCGGCGCAGCAGCGGAAGCCGGCGTTCGAGCTCGTCGCATTTCGTGGCGTCATCGTGCTCGCGGTCGAGCAGTCGAGGTCGCCTGGCACGCTCGTGAACGAGCCCCCGCGGCGCCGGCACAGGTCGGCTTCCCCGTTGACGGCTTCGCAGGCATCCTCCCACTCCCACGCGTTGCCACTCAGATCGAAGATGCCGTCATAACCGCCCTGGCATTCCGGGAGTGTGCCGACGGGGGTAATGGCCTTGATCTGGTTCTCCCCGTTGCACAAATCAGCATTATACGTCGAACCGTACGGGTGCGTCCGAGTTCCGCCTTTGCTGCAGGCGTTGTACCACTGGCTGATGTCGGCATTGGCGGATCCGTTCGAGAAAGGCGTGGAGCCGCCGCCGATGCGGCCACATAGCCGTTTTCCCTGCGCCTTGCAGAAGGCAACGGCGTCGCACCAGTCGACCCCCACGACGGGGAGATCCTCCGGCCCTATGCCCCCCACAGGGTCGAACGACTGGTTCCATATGCATTCCGGCTTCTGGTCGAAGATGTCCGGCGCGGGCGTTTGCATGAGCCACGCCGCGTAGTGCTTGTTCGTCACCTCGGTGCTGTCAATGCAGTAGGGAATTCCGTTCGGGGAGGGGACGGCCACCATCTTCGGCGTGTTGATGACGTCAGGGCAGACCTTCGCCAGTCCTCCCCCCGCGCCGCCCTGCCCGCCGCCGCCGCTGCCGCTGCTGGAGGAGCTCGTGCCGCCCATCCCGCCCGCGCCGCCGCTGCCGCTGCTGGAGGAGCTCGTGCCGCCCATCCCGCCGCTTCCCCCGGCGGCGCCGCCGTCCTCTGGCCTCGTCTGCAGGTCCGGCGCGCACGCCGCGAGCCCGATCAGGAGGATCGCACCCAGCCCTCGCACCGCTCTCCTCGCCGAAGATCCGTTCACCGCGCGCTCCTCTCGACCACGACCAGGCCCGAGGCGGGGAGGATCGCCCAACCGTGGCGTCAGGTCCAGCCTCGGGCGGCTCTCGAAGAGGAGCGGGAGAGTCTCGAAGAGGAGCGGGAGGGTCTCGAAGAGGAGCGGGAGGGTCTCGAAGAGGAGCGCGAGGGTCTCGAAGAGGAGCGGGAGGGTCTCGAAGAGGAGCGGGAGAGTCTCGAAGAGGAGCGGGAGAGTCTCGAAGAGGAGCGGGAGGGTCTCGAAGAGGAGCGGGAGGGTCTCGAAGAGGAGCGGGAGGGTCTCGAAGAGGAGCGGGAGAGTCTCGAAGAGGAGCGGGAGGGTCTCGAAGACGGTCGGGAGGGTCTCAAAGACGAGCGGGAGAGTCTCGAAGAGGAGCGCGAGGGTCTGGCAAAGGGTCGAGAGGGCCGCCGAGAGGGTCGGGATCCAATGACGAGGAGGTCGAGACGCGTCCGCGGGCCCCGCGTCGTCGTGCGGGCTCGGTTGAGCGTGGCTGTCGAGGCGGTCGACGTTTGACTGCCTGACGGGCAGGATGCTACCGATCCAGGAAGTAAGATTCCCAACCGATCCGTCTACACGCCATGAGTCGAGGCAAGGAATGAGCGCAGACCAGAACGAGCCGAGCGGCAGCCTTCACGCGGATCGGCCGATTCGGAAGAAGGTCGATGACAAGCTGGGCAGGGATAAATTCGCGCACTCGATTGCCGCACAGATCCAGCTCGCGCCGAGGGGCGACAGCTTCGTGATCGGCATCGTCGGGCCCTGGGGAAGTGGCAAGACGTCGATCTTGAACCTGGTCGAAGAGGAGCTTGGCGAGGATTCGTCGCAGCTCTTTTTATGGTTCAACCCGTGGCTGTTCGCCGGCCACAAGGAGCTCGTGGCGCATTTCTTCCACGAGGTCGCAGCGCAGCTCCGGGACAAAGACAGGGGCGAGCTGCGGGACATCTGGCGAGGGTTCGAGGGCTATAGCCGGCTTTTGCGGCCGCTGCGAGCGGTTTCCGGCGTGGAGAGGGAATCGTCCACGGACGCGCGGGAGCCGAGCGTGCGGCGGCAACGGGAGTTGCTCGAGGAGGCGCTCGAGAAAGCACCGAAACGGCTGGTGATCGTGCTCGACGACCTGGACCGGCTGGAGGACGACGAGATCCGTGATGTGATGCGGCTGGTGCGGCTATTGGCAGACTTTCCAAATACGATTTATCTGCTGTCGTACGACCAGAAGCGTGTGGTGGAGGCGCTGGGCGGAGAGGAAAGAGGGAGAGCGTACCTGGAGAAGATCGTGCAGACGGTGCACCAGGTGCCCGAGATTCGGCCTTCGGAGATCCGCCGGGTTCTGGAAAAATCCGTGCACAAAGCGTGTGCCGATTTGCCATTGCGACGACCGGAGCCCGTGGCCCTGTCGCTGGCGTTTCAGAAGATCCAGCCGCTGTTCCATGGTCTGCGTGACGTGTACCGGTACATCAACTCGCTTCGTCCGACCCTCATCGCGCTTGGTGAGGAAGTTGCCTTGCAGGACATACTGAAGCTCGAGGCATTGAGGGTGCTTGCCCCAGCAGCCTTTGACGGCATCGTGCAGTCTGCTGACATGCTCACGCACGTGCTGGTCCACGGCAAGGATCGGGAAGACGAGCAGAAGCGCGTCGTTCAGCGTCTCTTCGAGTCTTGGGGCGAACGGCGGCCGGTATACGAATCGATATGCAAGTCCTTGTTCTCCGCAATCAATCACTTGCCTCGCGGCGGTGTTCACTATGGTCCCGAGTCGCTGGCCGAGTGGCGCAGGGATGGTCGGGTGGCTTGTCGACAGATTTTCGAGGTTTATCTGGAACGAGCACTTCCGCCGGGCAGGGTGCCCAGCCGCCTCATACGTGAATTCCTGGAGAGCACGAGGGACGAGAGCGAGCTCTCTCGCTTGCTGAGTCGCCTCGAGAAAGCCGAGCTGGATGATCTGCTCAAGCGGCTCGAGGACCACAAGGACGAGCTCCAGATGGACGAGGATGGAACAGCCATCAAGGTGCTCCTGCAACAGATTCGACGCGTGCATGGGGAGGCAGAGCGCAAGAAGGTCGTGACACACATCATGTACGCCTATGAACTCGCTCTCTTGCTTCTTTCGCGGATCGACCCCTCGAAGCGGCTCGCAATCGTCAAGCGGGAGCTGGAGCATTCCGCCGACCTCTCGACGCGGGAGTACATCGTCTCCGTCAATCAGCAATATGAGCTTCTGTACGAGGCTGATATTGCCAAGATCGATAACGATCTGGCGATGAGGGTGCTCGATGAGCCAGCCGCAAACCTGGCCGACGAGCCTCGCCTGGGTGCTCTCATGACGCGAGCGGCCGAGTGCTCCAAGGAGGGGGCCGAATCGAAGTTCCGAGAGCTCGCCGCGGACGACGGGACGATGATGAAGATGCTTTCACGTCTTCTGTTCGCGGGCATCGATGAAGAGAGCCATTCGTTGCACCGGTGGGACGAGCTGGCGCAAGCGCTCGATCCCCAAAAGCTCGCGGAGCGATTGAAGGGACTCGACACGAAACGCGATGAGCTGTCTTTGGATGGGAGGTCTACGCTGGCACTCGATGTGGCTCTTCGATATGCCGGAGGCTGGCGACCGAGGATCGAGCGTGTCCGCCAATCGACGGCCGCGACGTAGGTCCATACCAGCGAGAACGAAGGGGACGACAACGAGGCAAGGCGGAGATCGCAGCGAGGAGCCTACTTGATCTCGCGAAGCAAGGCCTCACGATCGATCCCAACGCCTCCCTTCCCATCCTGGCTCCGAAAGTAGATCGCCAGCTCGCTCACCACATCCGCGACGAGCGGCTCCCCCTTGTCGAGCACGGGCGTATACGCAAAATCGACGCCTCGCACGTCCGGGGTGCCCGCCTTCCCGCTGCTGGACATCGCCGCGTCCCGGTGTTCCGGGGCGGCTTCGAGCACGACGTCCTTCACATCGCGCAGCTCCGGGCTCACCCGCCCCGGTTGCGTGGCCTCGCTCAGCCCGTGGTACACGTCATCCACGAGCGTCACGAAGAATCGCACCACGTCCACCAACCAGCCTGTATCGATCGCGCCTTTGGCGTCGCGTTTCCGCAAAGCTGACACCTGCAGTTGCCCGAGCCCGCTAAAATTCACCTTGCATACATCGTTCCCGCTGGCGTCCTTCCCGATTGCGGAGATGAAGCCCTCCGCGAGCTCGAAGCGCGGAGCAGGGCTCCCGCCGGTCGCGCAGAGAAGCCCAAGCCAGTGTCGATTGTTCGCGAGTGCTTCGCGGAGCCTGCGCTCTAGCCGAAACAATGCGAAGTCCTCGTCCACGCGGGGCGTGAACAGGAGGACGGCACGAACATGCCCGTCCTGTTCTTCGATGGGCATCGCGGGATGATGCCGTTCGAGGGCGGCCATCAGTTCGCTCCTTGGTTCTCCGGTGGTCGAGATCGATGTGCCCAGCAGGGCGCGGCGATCGAAGTGGGCGCAAAGCTTGGCGAGGTCGTTCTTGTTACGAATGTCGGCAAGCTTGGCGCGCACCAGGTACGGGGGCGGCTGGTCGTCATCGTTGACCAGGTCGACTCGCTGGTAGAGCCGCAGCTCATTGTAATTGCAGACCAGGACCCATCGACACGCCTGTTCCCCCTTCACAGCCTGGAAGGCTTGTTGGACCGGCGTCAATCCGTTGTAGTTTCCTCCCTGAGGTTGGTCGAGAGGCGCCTCAGGGCTCTTCAGCTCGGCGCTGGCGAGCACAGCACCCGTTCCCGCGGCAAACGTGCCGATGACGATGTCCGGAGTGCGCCCGGTGCCTTTGACATACTCTTTCGGCTGGATGTGGTGGGTCGACGTCCCGTCATCCGATAGCAAGGTCTGGTAGTCGAAGACGCGCGCGAAAATCTGCTCGTTGAACGACTGCTCGACCTGGGTCTCGGTGTACTTGGGAAGGGACTTCGTCTCGTACTGTCGCCGCAGCCGACGCAGCAGCGCGAGTTTTTCCTCGGCCCGCCCTTCGGTCTGGCGCCTCCAAGCCCGCATCGCGTTCAGTACGCTCGCGTCGATCTTGCTGTCGATCGGTCCCTGCATCTCTGCTGCCCAGCCGTCGCGCCCTGAGCCCACTCACCGCTTCCGGGTCCGAGCCTTCTTCGTGACCTTTGCCGGTGCACGCTTGCGGAACAGCTTCACGAGATCGGTCACGAGCTCTGGCGTGTCGAGCGCCTCCGCGAACTCACGAACCGTGGACACGATCCACTCTTCATCGATATTGGGATGGGCGCTCAAGATGGCTTCGATATCCGCGATGTCCCTCGCTCGATGCGCCACCGCCTTCAAGACGACGAGATCTTCGGGACCGGAAGCGGCACGCGCAGGTCACCCAGTTCCGTGGTGACCGCACGGCGTACGGCGTTCTCCTCGAACGAGAGCGCGCCCATCGAAAGGTCGATGGGCACACCGGACGGCTCGTGTCGCAGGAGCATGACGCGGGCCTCGAGCGCAAACCCCAGCGCGTCCTGGATCCGAGGAACGACCCCGTGCGCTTCGCCGCTGCGCAAGAAGGTCGGCCATGCGTCGTGGTCTGGGAGCCAGGCGACCACGTCCAGATCCTTCGTCGTGCGCGGTTTGCTGAGCAGCGATACCGCCACGCCGCCGATGACGAGCATCGGAACGCCGGAGGCCTCCGCCCATGCACAGAGCGCACGCAGCGCGTCCTCGAGCCCCGACAGCGTCCGCGACTCAGACACCCATTCGCTCCGCGAGCAGGTTCCAGCGCCTGCGCACCAGTGCGACTTCCTCCTCGTCTTCGGCCGCCGTCGCGCCTCCGAGCCCCCGCGCTACCTCCATGAGCATGGAAAGGTCCGCGAACTTCTGCGCAAAGGACATTCGTGCGACCTCGACCCGCTCGACCTCGGCGACCTTGTCCCATCGCTTCTTGTAGGCGCGGATGTCGTCAGCATTCACCCTGCGAACCTACCACACGAGCAGGCGGCGCAAGGCCCGTGCGCGCAGGTCGGGCCGTTGATCCGCAGCCTTGCAGAGCCCGCGCGTCGGGGGTATCTACGCCCCGCGGACAGCCGCACGCGCCCGCATCAGCGTCATGTTCTCCGTGCGTCTCCCCTCCATCGCCCTCGCAATCCTGTTCGTCCTCGCTCCGGCGGGCTGCAAACGCCGCTACGACGTCGGCGACGAGGTCCTCGTCGACTGGGAGAAGAACACCTACCCGGCCGTCATCCTCGAGACCGCGGGGCCGACCAAGTTCAAGGTCCACTACAAGGGCTACGATCCCATCTGGGACGAGGTCGTCCCGCGCGATCGCATCAAGGGCCCCGTCGAGGGCAAGGTCGTCCACCCCGAGCCCCCGCCCAAGGTGCGCGCCAAGGCCCTGCAAGCGGCACAGACGAACATCTACAAGATCGGCGACCGCGTGCGCGTCGAGTGGCACGGCACCATGTACCCCGCCATCGTCGTCGGCATCGTCGGCCAGGAGCGCTACCGCATCCACTTCGAGGGCTACGGCGACGAGTGGGACGACACCGTCGGGCTCAACCGCATCCAGCCCCGGTGACCGCTTCAGCGCACCCAGCGCACCCAGCGCACCGCAACCCGAGCGCGGGCAAACCCCTGCCGCAGCTCGATGCCCTGCGCGGCGTCGCCATCCTCGCCGTCTTCGCGCAGCACCTCGGCGATCGCTTCCTGCCCCTCGTGCGCGACGCCGTCGAGCGCCGCGCCCCCGCGCCGATCGTCCCGTGGATCATGACCGCGCTCCATCACGCGTGGTGGGGCGTCGATCTGTTCTTCGTCCTGTCGGGCTTCTCGCTCGCGCTGAGCGCAATCCGCGCGGGCGAGCAGCCTGTCGGGCCCTTTCTGCTGCGCCGCGCCGCGCGCATCCTGCCCGGCTACTACGTCGCGCTCGCCGTGACGCTCCTGTTCGATCGCGCGCTCGTCGCCGCCCCCGCTTTCCCGGCCGCGCTCGTCTCGCACCTGCTCCTCTTGCAGGGCTACGTGAGCCCGGGCGGCATCGTGATCATCGGCGCCGCCTGGTCGCTCACCACCGAGGCGTGCTTTTACCTGCTCTTTGCGTGGCTCGCCCGCCCGCTCGTCTTGCGGGGCAAACGATCTCACCTATGTATCGGCGCGGCGATCGTGGTATCCGTGTGGGTTTTGCGGGCCGCGCTGCACGAAGCGGTGCTCGAGCCAGGGACGGTGACGGGCTTGCTCGAGGCGACGCAGCGGCGCTGGATCGTCAGCCGGCTCGATCAGTTCGTGCTCGGGGCGCTCGCTGCGCGCGCTTTCGTCGCGCTCGAGGGCTCGGAGCGCGCGGCGCGGCTCGCGCCCGTCGGGCTCGCTTTTTCGCTCCCACTGCTCCTGATTGCATTTCGCCTGGAGGGCGCGTACTACGTGGAGCCCCTGGGCGCCTGGCCCTATGCGATCTTGTCGCTCGCCACGGCCGCGCTCGTTCTCTCTGCATCGCTTTGCCGCGGTCGCGCGCTCGCGCTCGTGGCGCCTCGCCCCCTCTGCGCCGTGGGTATCGTCAGTTACGGCGTTTTCCTTTATCACCAGCTTGCGCTCGCCTTGTGCGATCTCGGGCAAGGAGCGCCGCAAACCTGGATGAACTTTGCACGGACCGCCACGGTTGCGCTGGCACTGTCGGTGACAGCCGGCTACCTTTCGTGGCGTACGATCGAGCAGCCCGCCTTGCGCAGGGTACGTCGATCGCGTCAAAGCGCTCCGAGCGCAGTGATCCTGGGCGGTTGACGCCGGGGCACAGCGGCCCGAGGCGCGGCTGGACCGGGTGTTCGTGCCCCCGTTCAGTGTGAAAAATACATGTTGGAAGGCAGCAGCGTGATGAGCGCTGCTCTTTTTCCCTGGCGCTGCGGCCCGTCAGGGACTAAACGGGCGCCGCGTTTTTGCCGAGCGCCGCGGGACCCGTTTGGGGATGCGGCAGGAGTCCTCTCGTGATCAGCGATCTATCCAGGCTCAGGAACATAGGAATCAGCGCCCACATCGACTCGGGGAAGACCACGCTGACCGAGCGCATCCTTTTCTACACGAAGAGGATCCACGCCATTCACGACGTGAAGGGCAAGGACGGCGTCGGCGCCAAGATGGACTCGATGGACCTCGAGCGCGAGCGCGGGATCACCATCCAGTCTGCCGCCACGTACTGCGGCTGGGCGAACCACCACATCAACATCATCGACACGCCAGGCCACGTCGACTTCACCATCGAGGTGGAGCGCGCGCTGCGCGTGCTCGACGGCGCCATCCTCGTGCTCTGCGCGGTGGCGGGCGTGCAGTCGCAGTCGCTCACGGTCGATCGCCAGATGCGCCGCTACGGCGTTCCGCGCATCGCGTTCGTGAACAAGTGCGACCGCGCCGGCGCGAACCCCTTGCGCGCGCGTGATCAGCTCCGCGAGAAGCTGAACCTGAACCCGGTGCTCCTGCAGCTCCCGATCGGCCTCGAGGACAAGTTCGAGGGCATCGTCGACCTCATCAAGATGAAGTCGTTCCGCTTCGAGGGCGCGAACGGCGAGAAGATCATCGAGGGCGACATCCCCGAGACCATGGCGGCCGAGGCGCAGAAGGCGCGCGAGGAGCTGCTCGACAGCCTGAGCATGTTCAGCGACGAGCTCACCGAGGCGATGCTCGAGGAGAAGGTCACCGAGGAGCTCGTCAAGAAGGCGCTCCGCCAGGCGACCATCAAGCTCCAGGTCGTGCCGGTGATGATGGGCTCGGCCTACAAGAACAAGGCCGTGCAGCTCCTGCTCGACGCTGTCACGTACTACCTGCCGGCTCCGCCCGACGTCGAGAACCAGGCCGTCGATCTCGAGAAGGACGAGGCGAAGCTCACCCTCGCCACCGACCCCGAGAAGCCGCTCGTCATGCTGGCGTTCAAGCTCGAGGACGGCCGCTACGGCCAGCTCTCGTACCTGCGCGTCTACCAGGGCACGGTGGTGAAGGGCAAGGAGATCACCAACACCCGCACCGGCAAGCGCCACAAGGTCGGCCGCCTCGTCCGCATGCACGCCGACGAGATGGAGGACATCGACACGGCGGCCGCTGG includes:
- the fusA gene encoding elongation factor G, which gives rise to MISDLSRLRNIGISAHIDSGKTTLTERILFYTKRIHAIHDVKGKDGVGAKMDSMDLERERGITIQSAATYCGWANHHINIIDTPGHVDFTIEVERALRVLDGAILVLCAVAGVQSQSLTVDRQMRRYGVPRIAFVNKCDRAGANPLRARDQLREKLNLNPVLLQLPIGLEDKFEGIVDLIKMKSFRFEGANGEKIIEGDIPETMAAEAQKAREELLDSLSMFSDELTEAMLEEKVTEELVKKALRQATIKLQVVPVMMGSAYKNKAVQLLLDAVTYYLPAPPDVENQAVDLEKDEAKLTLATDPEKPLVMLAFKLEDGRYGQLSYLRVYQGTVVKGKEITNTRTGKRHKVGRLVRMHADEMEDIDTAAAGDIIAMFGVDCNSGDTFTDGTLSVAMTSMHVPEAVIALTVSPKDNKAQVNMSKALKRFTKEDPTFRVSSDPETGETIIHGMGELHLDVYIERMKREYAAEVTTSPPRVAYRETITRRVDYNYTHKKQTGGSGQYGKVAGYFEPCDLPYEFGDEIVGGSVPKEFIPSVDKGFRSMLAKGLVIQAPVVGVRAVLNDGAAHAVDSSDIAFQEAARGAWRESYHKAGPQILEPLMKVAVEGPSEFQGGVVGLLMQRRGIIAGTTESEGFCRVEAEVPLAEMFGFSTALRSATQGKAEFTMEFSRYAPVPGAIAEELIKKHKDELAKKGK
- a CDS encoding acyltransferase family protein translates to MTASAHPAHPAHRNPSAGKPLPQLDALRGVAILAVFAQHLGDRFLPLVRDAVERRAPAPIVPWIMTALHHAWWGVDLFFVLSGFSLALSAIRAGEQPVGPFLLRRAARILPGYYVALAVTLLFDRALVAAPAFPAALVSHLLLLQGYVSPGGIVIIGAAWSLTTEACFYLLFAWLARPLVLRGKRSHLCIGAAIVVSVWVLRAALHEAVLEPGTVTGLLEATQRRWIVSRLDQFVLGALAARAFVALEGSERAARLAPVGLAFSLPLLLIAFRLEGAYYVEPLGAWPYAILSLATAALVLSASLCRGRALALVAPRPLCAVGIVSYGVFLYHQLALALCDLGQGAPQTWMNFARTATVALALSVTAGYLSWRTIEQPALRRVRRSRQSAPSAVILGG
- a CDS encoding KAP family P-loop NTPase fold protein — translated: MSADQNEPSGSLHADRPIRKKVDDKLGRDKFAHSIAAQIQLAPRGDSFVIGIVGPWGSGKTSILNLVEEELGEDSSQLFLWFNPWLFAGHKELVAHFFHEVAAQLRDKDRGELRDIWRGFEGYSRLLRPLRAVSGVERESSTDAREPSVRRQRELLEEALEKAPKRLVIVLDDLDRLEDDEIRDVMRLVRLLADFPNTIYLLSYDQKRVVEALGGEERGRAYLEKIVQTVHQVPEIRPSEIRRVLEKSVHKACADLPLRRPEPVALSLAFQKIQPLFHGLRDVYRYINSLRPTLIALGEEVALQDILKLEALRVLAPAAFDGIVQSADMLTHVLVHGKDREDEQKRVVQRLFESWGERRPVYESICKSLFSAINHLPRGGVHYGPESLAEWRRDGRVACRQIFEVYLERALPPGRVPSRLIREFLESTRDESELSRLLSRLEKAELDDLLKRLEDHKDELQMDEDGTAIKVLLQQIRRVHGEAERKKVVTHIMYAYELALLLLSRIDPSKRLAIVKRELEHSADLSTREYIVSVNQQYELLYEADIAKIDNDLAMRVLDEPAANLADEPRLGALMTRAAECSKEGAESKFRELAADDGTMMKMLSRLLFAGIDEESHSLHRWDELAQALDPQKLAERLKGLDTKRDELSLDGRSTLALDVALRYAGGWRPRIERVRQSTAAT
- a CDS encoding OmpA family protein → MRRLSPFPGFEPLLLAALLGVAACGSPPRPVYGDTANRGADSDDDGAADVDDACPADAEDGLPPKANDGCPATDPDNDGVLLADDRCPYAKEDGQPPNPDDGCPTDDEDHDGVANAKDTCPVTLEDNLPPNPGDGCPAPDQDHDGIADASDQCPAEAETHNEYRDEDGCPDKAPGEVAYDDQSSEIHVPETRKIEFELDSAELTPTAKATLAEVAKVLKEHPEIGRVEIEGHASSKGEAQYNVQLTDRRARAVALALVNGGVSDKRLVPIGYGEYCPAVDRGDEVDDPVNRRVLLKAVQVNGVWQEIPRGCWRAKTLGIDPTKRKPGLGSPAPAPPSPSTPYVPPSGGA
- a CDS encoding Tudor-knot domain-containing protein — translated: MFSVRLPSIALAILFVLAPAGCKRRYDVGDEVLVDWEKNTYPAVILETAGPTKFKVHYKGYDPIWDEVVPRDRIKGPVEGKVVHPEPPPKVRAKALQAAQTNIYKIGDRVRVEWHGTMYPAIVVGIVGQERYRIHFEGYGDEWDDTVGLNRIQPR
- a CDS encoding serine/threonine-protein kinase — translated: MTTLSPGVLVDNKYQVERMLGEGGMGVVWLARDVNTEVPVVLKAIRAEYAYRKDFRDRILAEGRALARIDHPNVVRLNAVVVDGESLLLVMQYVEGETLEARIARHVKDGKPLSTAEVLRIFRQILLGVAAAHEEGIIHRDLKPANVLIRAKDGVVKVTDFGIAKAEEDGQKGRGNTQGTIGSALYMAPEQCTAQSLDKRADVYALGVVLFELLTGRVPFDGPSNFEIMKKHVEEPLPELARLRPDVPAWLERIARRCCEKDPNGRFGSCEEIAAALDAGPSPGPFDAGRTEPMPPLHVQHTHARSGTAPGSAITASPRREGPRKAAAIAITIALAAALGLGITYGLGWIGPVAAKKPQIREPQGGPPKDEPPPPPSLLPSLTGPWESDSGRLYDAVMQGEVLEMRIRDAKPLAAQGYVDGEPRFHLRPVPGKRNVFSVEDRLRPLPPAGTTLDPERARATCLVPYSSVGGKPLEARMEGGFLRVQMVRIEPEAAMLDQQGKRVVGCKNLATARTTAIESTFTRP
- a CDS encoding formylglycine-generating enzyme family protein, which gives rise to MGGTSSSSSGSGGAGGMGGTSSSSSGSGGGGQGGAGGGLAKVCPDVINTPKMVAVPSPNGIPYCIDSTEVTNKHYAAWLMQTPAPDIFDQKPECIWNQSFDPVGGIGPEDLPVVGVDWCDAVAFCKAQGKRLCGRIGGGSTPFSNGSANADISQWYNACSKGGTRTHPYGSTYNADLCNGENQIKAITPVGTLPECQGGYDGIFDLSGNAWEWEDACEAVNGEADLCRRRGGSFTSVPGDLDCSTASTMTPRNATSSNAGFRCCAD